A region from the Anoplolepis gracilipes chromosome 2, ASM4749672v1, whole genome shotgun sequence genome encodes:
- the LOC140675354 gene encoding diacylglycerol kinase theta isoform X1, which translates to MASVSAETPASHGHSFSKKTFHKPTYCHSCTDMLWGLLQQGYICEVCNFVVHDRCLKAVVSPCSSIAASLIKNPVAHCWSDQVHHRKKFCNVCRKRLDDNNPSIHCEICEYFVHIECQDFAVADCKENATYLPGKDLSAVKHTHHWREGNLPNSSKCAVCKKSCVTAECLAGFRCEWCGMTSHAYCYKNIPQECTFGNLEPIYLPPHAVSIPRTEVPMEAIIGVQVRRKEVSTREYSCHNIGEQFDFAESEQNGAAGRLAEALRRLSLVLPRSCHGNCHASPPYVRARSTSEEFGSDARYHDNGEPTQGAAHGRDPRSPKEKEDKERGDEEMIKVYDGNSSLRRRIFRVIPVPRQATTEQVLTLALRAFHITKDPSNFYLTDLYAAEETELCDPTPVLNLNRQEGKRPAVFLRFKNNDSGEVRVYPGKLQVSESFCIVPVTEATTVADLISEALEKFGLQNFNCDDYRCSEILLDRGVTERVLSWDERPWDIVKKLGKDSIRQMELMRFYLQLKQDPHGPNLALFVGNLPPNQSERNYENILIELLGKENRFSLIGPIYYEYGSMVIIYEDSNKAVRALYTLRESKYEDKHLLVMLLPSIEPSMVPSGVQPLLVFVNVKSGGCQGLQLISSFRKLLNPYQVFDLDNGGPLPGLYVFRNIKDYKILVCGGDGTIGWVLQCLDNVGQDSECSSPACAIVPLGTGNDLARVLCWGSGYTGDEDPLNLLRDVIDAEEIILDRWTVVFHSEEKEQTQVVCNAAGAVSTSEDNTQIYVMNNYFGIGIDADLCLDFHNAREENPNKFKSRLRNKSVYVTMGLRKMVRRKPCKDLHKEIRLEVDGKLVELPQVEGIIILNILSWGSGANPWGPDTKEDQFYTPNHWDGMLEVVGVTGVMHLGQIQSGLRTAMRIAQGGHIKIHLNSDIPVQVDGEPWVQSPGDVVVLKSALKATMLKKTKGKMKRRNTESSMQLALQAAPSSDPDEDIF; encoded by the exons ATGGCGTCGGTCTCGGCCGAGACTCCAGCCAGCCATGGGCACAGCTTCAGTAAGAAAACGTTTCACAAACCGACGTACTGCCATAGCTGCACGGACATGCTCTGGGGCCTCCTACAGCAGGGGTACATCTGCGAAG TGTGTAACTTCGTGGTGCACGACCGCTGTCTCAAGGCCGTCGTCTCTCCCTGCTCCAGCATCGCGGCAAGCCTGATTAAG aACCCGGTTGCACACTGTTGGTCCGACCAAGTAcatcatagaaaaaaattctgcaaCGTCTGTCGGAAACGTTTGGATGATAATAATCCATCCATACACTGCGAAA TATGCGAGTACTTCGTGCACATAGAATGCCAAGATTTCGCGGTGGCAGACTGCAAAGAGAATGCCACGTACTTGCCTGGGAAGGACCTGTCAGCAGTGAAGCACACTCATCACTGGCGGGAAGGCAATCTTCCGAACAGCTCTAAATGCGCCGTATGCAAGAAGAGTTGTGTTACTGCCGAGTGCCTTGCCGGGTTTCGTTGCGAGTGGTGCGGCATGACG TCGCACGCGTATTGTTACAAGAATATTCCCCAAGAATGCACCTTTGGTAACTTGGAACCAATTTACCTGCCGCCACATGCAGTTAGTATTCCGCGTACCGAAGTTCCCATGGAAGCCATCATTGGAGTACAAGTGCGTCGTAAAGAAGTTTCGACTCGTGAGTATTCTTGCC ATAACATCGGAGAGCAATTCGATTTCGCTGAGAGTGAGCAAAATGGGGCTGCAGGCCGCCTAGCCGAAGCTTTGAGGCGCCTTTCGCTAGTTTTGCCACGTAGCTGCCATGGAAATTGTCATGCTTCCCCTCCTTATGTTCGAG CACGGAGCACATCAGAGGAATTTGGTAGCGACGCGAGGTATCATGACAATGGAGAACCGACACAGGGTGCAGCGCATGGCCGTGATCCGCGTTCTCCTAAGGAGAaagaagataaagaaagagGTGACGAAG AGATGATTAAGGTTTACGACGGCAATAGCTCCTTGAGGCGAAGAATATTTCGGGTGATTCCGGTACCCAGGCAGGCTACGACAGAGCAGGTTCTCACGTTGGCATTGCGCGCATTTCACATCACGAAAGATCCTA GCAACTTTTACTTAACCGACCTGTATGCCGCGGAGGAAACTGAATTGTGTGACCCGACGcctgttttaaatttaaatcgccAAGAAGGCAAACGTCCGGCTGTGTTCTTACGATTTAA aaataatGACAGTGGGGAGGTACGAGTTTATCCCGGCAAATTGCAGGTATCAGAGTCATTCTGTATAGTACCTGTCACCGAAGCAACAACTGTTGCAGACTTAATAAGCGAGGCACTCGAGAAGTTTggtttacaaaattttaattgcgatGACTATAGGTGCAGTGAAATTCTTTTAGACCGTGGCG TGACGGAAAGAGTTTTGTCCTGGGACGAAAGACCTTGGGATATCGTTAAGAAGCTGGGGAAAGATTCTATTAGGCAAATGGAACTAATGCGGTTCTATCTACAATTAAAGCAAGATCCCCATGGACCCAATTTGGCTTTATTCGTGGGAAACTTGCCGCCAAATCAGTCTGAAAGAAATTATGAGAATATATTGATAGAATTATTAGGAAAAG aaaatagGTTCTCATTAATTGGCCCAATTTATTATGAATACGGTTCGATGGTCATTATATACGAAGATTCGAATAAAGCGGTCAGAGCATTATATACGTTGCGAGAGTCAAAATACGAAGACAAGCATCTTCTAG TAATGCTTTTACCGAGTATCGAGCCAAGTATGGTACCATCGGGTGTTCAACCGTTGCTCGtgtttgtaaatgtaaaatctgGCGGCTGTCAAGGGCTCCAGCTAATTTCTAGTTTTCGTAAACTGTTAAATCCCTATCAGGTGTTTGATCTCGATAACGGCGGACCTCTCCCCGG GCTTTACGTTTTTCGCAACATAAAAGACTACAAAATATTAGTTTGCGGTGGCGATGGAACGATAGGTTGGGTATTACAGTGTTTAGATAATGTTGGTCAGGATAGCGAGTGTTCTTCTCCTGCTTGCGCTATTGTACCTTTGGGAACGGGAAACGATCTTGCGCGTGTACTATGTTGGGGTTCAGGATACACGGGCGACGAGGATCCGTTAAACTTGTTGCGAGATGTTATTGATGCGGAAGAAATAATATTGGATAGGTGGACCGTAGTTTTTCATTCGGAAGAGAAGGAACAGACTCAAGTAGTTTGTAACGCTGCAG GCGCTGTTTCAACAAGCGAAGACAATacgcaaatatatgtaatgaataattattttggcaTCGGCATCGATGCAGATTTATGTCTTGACTTTCACAATGCGAGAGAGGAAAATCCTAATAAGTTCAAAAGCAGATTACGAAACAAAAGTGTATATGTAACTATGGGTTTACGTAAGATGGTCAGACGTAAGCCGTGCAAAGATTTACATAAAGAAATTCGGTTAGAAGTAGATGGTAAATTGGTCGAATTACCGCAAGTGGaaggaataattattttgaacattttaag TTGGGGTTCTGGTGCTAATCCTTGGGGACCAGATACCAAAGAAGATCAATTTTATACACCAAATCACTGGGATGGTATGTTGGAGGTTGTTGGAGTTACAGGCGTTATGCATCTTGGACAAATACAGTCGGGTCTACGTACGGCTATGAGAATAGCACag ggCGGacacataaaaattcatttaaactCAGATATACCTGTACAAGTAGATGGCGAACCGTGGGTTCAGAGTCCTGGAGACGTTGTAGTCTTAAAGTCTGCGCTCAAG GCTACGATGCTGAAGAAGACTAAGGGTAAAATGAAGCGGCGTAATACAGAATCCAGTATGCAATTGGCGCTTCAGGCTGCACCGTCGAGCGATCCGGACGAAGATATCTTCTAA
- the LOC140675354 gene encoding diacylglycerol kinase theta isoform X5 has protein sequence MASVSAETPASHGHSFSKKTFHKPTYCHSCTDMLWGLLQQGYICEVCNFVVHDRCLKAVVSPCSSIAASLIKNPVAHCWSDQVHHRKKFCNVCRKRLDDNNPSIHCEICEYFVHIECQDFAVADCKENATYLPGKDLSAVKHTHHWREGNLPNSSKCAVCKKSCVTAECLAGFRCEWCGMTSHAYCYKNIPQECTFGNLEPIYLPPHAVSIPRTEVPMEAIIGVQVRRKEVSTREYSCPRSTSEEFGSDARYHDNGEPTQGAAHGRDPRSPKEKEDKERGDEEMIKVYDGNSSLRRRIFRVIPVPRQATTEQVLTLALRAFHITKDPSNFYLTDLYAAEETELCDPTPVLNLNRQEGKRPAVFLRFKNNDSGEVRVYPGKLQVSESFCIVPVTEATTVADLISEALEKFGLQNFNCDDYRCSEILLDRGVTERVLSWDERPWDIVKKLGKDSIRQMELMRFYLQLKQDPHGPNLALFVGNLPPNQSERNYENILIELLGKENRFSLIGPIYYEYGSMVIIYEDSNKAVRALYTLRESKYEDKHLLVMLLPSIEPSMVPSGVQPLLVFVNVKSGGCQGLQLISSFRKLLNPYQVFDLDNGGPLPGLYVFRNIKDYKILVCGGDGTIGWVLQCLDNVGQDSECSSPACAIVPLGTGNDLARVLCWGSGYTGDEDPLNLLRDVIDAEEIILDRWTVVFHSEEKEQTQVVCNAAGAVSTSEDNTQIYVMNNYFGIGIDADLCLDFHNAREENPNKFKSRLRNKSVYVTMGLRKMVRRKPCKDLHKEIRLEVDGKLVELPQVEGIIILNILSWGSGANPWGPDTKEDQFYTPNHWDGMLEVVGVTGVMHLGQIQSGLRTAMRIAQGGHIKIHLNSDIPVQVDGEPWVQSPGDVVVLKSALKATMLKKTKGKMKRRNTESSMQLALQAAPSSDPDEDIF, from the exons ATGGCGTCGGTCTCGGCCGAGACTCCAGCCAGCCATGGGCACAGCTTCAGTAAGAAAACGTTTCACAAACCGACGTACTGCCATAGCTGCACGGACATGCTCTGGGGCCTCCTACAGCAGGGGTACATCTGCGAAG TGTGTAACTTCGTGGTGCACGACCGCTGTCTCAAGGCCGTCGTCTCTCCCTGCTCCAGCATCGCGGCAAGCCTGATTAAG aACCCGGTTGCACACTGTTGGTCCGACCAAGTAcatcatagaaaaaaattctgcaaCGTCTGTCGGAAACGTTTGGATGATAATAATCCATCCATACACTGCGAAA TATGCGAGTACTTCGTGCACATAGAATGCCAAGATTTCGCGGTGGCAGACTGCAAAGAGAATGCCACGTACTTGCCTGGGAAGGACCTGTCAGCAGTGAAGCACACTCATCACTGGCGGGAAGGCAATCTTCCGAACAGCTCTAAATGCGCCGTATGCAAGAAGAGTTGTGTTACTGCCGAGTGCCTTGCCGGGTTTCGTTGCGAGTGGTGCGGCATGACG TCGCACGCGTATTGTTACAAGAATATTCCCCAAGAATGCACCTTTGGTAACTTGGAACCAATTTACCTGCCGCCACATGCAGTTAGTATTCCGCGTACCGAAGTTCCCATGGAAGCCATCATTGGAGTACAAGTGCGTCGTAAAGAAGTTTCGACTCGTGAGTATTCTTGCC CACGGAGCACATCAGAGGAATTTGGTAGCGACGCGAGGTATCATGACAATGGAGAACCGACACAGGGTGCAGCGCATGGCCGTGATCCGCGTTCTCCTAAGGAGAaagaagataaagaaagagGTGACGAAG AGATGATTAAGGTTTACGACGGCAATAGCTCCTTGAGGCGAAGAATATTTCGGGTGATTCCGGTACCCAGGCAGGCTACGACAGAGCAGGTTCTCACGTTGGCATTGCGCGCATTTCACATCACGAAAGATCCTA GCAACTTTTACTTAACCGACCTGTATGCCGCGGAGGAAACTGAATTGTGTGACCCGACGcctgttttaaatttaaatcgccAAGAAGGCAAACGTCCGGCTGTGTTCTTACGATTTAA aaataatGACAGTGGGGAGGTACGAGTTTATCCCGGCAAATTGCAGGTATCAGAGTCATTCTGTATAGTACCTGTCACCGAAGCAACAACTGTTGCAGACTTAATAAGCGAGGCACTCGAGAAGTTTggtttacaaaattttaattgcgatGACTATAGGTGCAGTGAAATTCTTTTAGACCGTGGCG TGACGGAAAGAGTTTTGTCCTGGGACGAAAGACCTTGGGATATCGTTAAGAAGCTGGGGAAAGATTCTATTAGGCAAATGGAACTAATGCGGTTCTATCTACAATTAAAGCAAGATCCCCATGGACCCAATTTGGCTTTATTCGTGGGAAACTTGCCGCCAAATCAGTCTGAAAGAAATTATGAGAATATATTGATAGAATTATTAGGAAAAG aaaatagGTTCTCATTAATTGGCCCAATTTATTATGAATACGGTTCGATGGTCATTATATACGAAGATTCGAATAAAGCGGTCAGAGCATTATATACGTTGCGAGAGTCAAAATACGAAGACAAGCATCTTCTAG TAATGCTTTTACCGAGTATCGAGCCAAGTATGGTACCATCGGGTGTTCAACCGTTGCTCGtgtttgtaaatgtaaaatctgGCGGCTGTCAAGGGCTCCAGCTAATTTCTAGTTTTCGTAAACTGTTAAATCCCTATCAGGTGTTTGATCTCGATAACGGCGGACCTCTCCCCGG GCTTTACGTTTTTCGCAACATAAAAGACTACAAAATATTAGTTTGCGGTGGCGATGGAACGATAGGTTGGGTATTACAGTGTTTAGATAATGTTGGTCAGGATAGCGAGTGTTCTTCTCCTGCTTGCGCTATTGTACCTTTGGGAACGGGAAACGATCTTGCGCGTGTACTATGTTGGGGTTCAGGATACACGGGCGACGAGGATCCGTTAAACTTGTTGCGAGATGTTATTGATGCGGAAGAAATAATATTGGATAGGTGGACCGTAGTTTTTCATTCGGAAGAGAAGGAACAGACTCAAGTAGTTTGTAACGCTGCAG GCGCTGTTTCAACAAGCGAAGACAATacgcaaatatatgtaatgaataattattttggcaTCGGCATCGATGCAGATTTATGTCTTGACTTTCACAATGCGAGAGAGGAAAATCCTAATAAGTTCAAAAGCAGATTACGAAACAAAAGTGTATATGTAACTATGGGTTTACGTAAGATGGTCAGACGTAAGCCGTGCAAAGATTTACATAAAGAAATTCGGTTAGAAGTAGATGGTAAATTGGTCGAATTACCGCAAGTGGaaggaataattattttgaacattttaag TTGGGGTTCTGGTGCTAATCCTTGGGGACCAGATACCAAAGAAGATCAATTTTATACACCAAATCACTGGGATGGTATGTTGGAGGTTGTTGGAGTTACAGGCGTTATGCATCTTGGACAAATACAGTCGGGTCTACGTACGGCTATGAGAATAGCACag ggCGGacacataaaaattcatttaaactCAGATATACCTGTACAAGTAGATGGCGAACCGTGGGTTCAGAGTCCTGGAGACGTTGTAGTCTTAAAGTCTGCGCTCAAG GCTACGATGCTGAAGAAGACTAAGGGTAAAATGAAGCGGCGTAATACAGAATCCAGTATGCAATTGGCGCTTCAGGCTGCACCGTCGAGCGATCCGGACGAAGATATCTTCTAA
- the LOC140675354 gene encoding diacylglycerol kinase theta isoform X3: MASVSAETPASHGHSFSKKTFHKPTYCHSCTDMLWGLLQQGYICEVCNFVVHDRCLKAVVSPCSSIAASLIKNPVAHCWSDQVHHRKKFCNVCRKRLDDNNPSIHCEICEYFVHIECQDFAVADCKENATYLPGKDLSAVKHTHHWREGNLPNSSKCAVCKKSCVTAECLAGFRCEWCGMTSHAYCYKNIPQECTFGNLEPIYLPPHAVSIPRTEVPMEAIIGVQVRRKEVSTHNIGEQFDFAESEQNGAAGRLAEALRRLSLVLPRSCHGNCHASPPYVRARSTSEEFGSDARYHDNGEPTQGAAHGRDPRSPKEKEDKERGDEEMIKVYDGNSSLRRRIFRVIPVPRQATTEQVLTLALRAFHITKDPSNFYLTDLYAAEETELCDPTPVLNLNRQEGKRPAVFLRFKNNDSGEVRVYPGKLQVSESFCIVPVTEATTVADLISEALEKFGLQNFNCDDYRCSEILLDRGVTERVLSWDERPWDIVKKLGKDSIRQMELMRFYLQLKQDPHGPNLALFVGNLPPNQSERNYENILIELLGKENRFSLIGPIYYEYGSMVIIYEDSNKAVRALYTLRESKYEDKHLLVMLLPSIEPSMVPSGVQPLLVFVNVKSGGCQGLQLISSFRKLLNPYQVFDLDNGGPLPGLYVFRNIKDYKILVCGGDGTIGWVLQCLDNVGQDSECSSPACAIVPLGTGNDLARVLCWGSGYTGDEDPLNLLRDVIDAEEIILDRWTVVFHSEEKEQTQVVCNAAGAVSTSEDNTQIYVMNNYFGIGIDADLCLDFHNAREENPNKFKSRLRNKSVYVTMGLRKMVRRKPCKDLHKEIRLEVDGKLVELPQVEGIIILNILSWGSGANPWGPDTKEDQFYTPNHWDGMLEVVGVTGVMHLGQIQSGLRTAMRIAQGGHIKIHLNSDIPVQVDGEPWVQSPGDVVVLKSALKATMLKKTKGKMKRRNTESSMQLALQAAPSSDPDEDIF, from the exons ATGGCGTCGGTCTCGGCCGAGACTCCAGCCAGCCATGGGCACAGCTTCAGTAAGAAAACGTTTCACAAACCGACGTACTGCCATAGCTGCACGGACATGCTCTGGGGCCTCCTACAGCAGGGGTACATCTGCGAAG TGTGTAACTTCGTGGTGCACGACCGCTGTCTCAAGGCCGTCGTCTCTCCCTGCTCCAGCATCGCGGCAAGCCTGATTAAG aACCCGGTTGCACACTGTTGGTCCGACCAAGTAcatcatagaaaaaaattctgcaaCGTCTGTCGGAAACGTTTGGATGATAATAATCCATCCATACACTGCGAAA TATGCGAGTACTTCGTGCACATAGAATGCCAAGATTTCGCGGTGGCAGACTGCAAAGAGAATGCCACGTACTTGCCTGGGAAGGACCTGTCAGCAGTGAAGCACACTCATCACTGGCGGGAAGGCAATCTTCCGAACAGCTCTAAATGCGCCGTATGCAAGAAGAGTTGTGTTACTGCCGAGTGCCTTGCCGGGTTTCGTTGCGAGTGGTGCGGCATGACG TCGCACGCGTATTGTTACAAGAATATTCCCCAAGAATGCACCTTTGGTAACTTGGAACCAATTTACCTGCCGCCACATGCAGTTAGTATTCCGCGTACCGAAGTTCCCATGGAAGCCATCATTGGAGTACAAGTGCGTCGTAAAGAAGTTTCGACTC ATAACATCGGAGAGCAATTCGATTTCGCTGAGAGTGAGCAAAATGGGGCTGCAGGCCGCCTAGCCGAAGCTTTGAGGCGCCTTTCGCTAGTTTTGCCACGTAGCTGCCATGGAAATTGTCATGCTTCCCCTCCTTATGTTCGAG CACGGAGCACATCAGAGGAATTTGGTAGCGACGCGAGGTATCATGACAATGGAGAACCGACACAGGGTGCAGCGCATGGCCGTGATCCGCGTTCTCCTAAGGAGAaagaagataaagaaagagGTGACGAAG AGATGATTAAGGTTTACGACGGCAATAGCTCCTTGAGGCGAAGAATATTTCGGGTGATTCCGGTACCCAGGCAGGCTACGACAGAGCAGGTTCTCACGTTGGCATTGCGCGCATTTCACATCACGAAAGATCCTA GCAACTTTTACTTAACCGACCTGTATGCCGCGGAGGAAACTGAATTGTGTGACCCGACGcctgttttaaatttaaatcgccAAGAAGGCAAACGTCCGGCTGTGTTCTTACGATTTAA aaataatGACAGTGGGGAGGTACGAGTTTATCCCGGCAAATTGCAGGTATCAGAGTCATTCTGTATAGTACCTGTCACCGAAGCAACAACTGTTGCAGACTTAATAAGCGAGGCACTCGAGAAGTTTggtttacaaaattttaattgcgatGACTATAGGTGCAGTGAAATTCTTTTAGACCGTGGCG TGACGGAAAGAGTTTTGTCCTGGGACGAAAGACCTTGGGATATCGTTAAGAAGCTGGGGAAAGATTCTATTAGGCAAATGGAACTAATGCGGTTCTATCTACAATTAAAGCAAGATCCCCATGGACCCAATTTGGCTTTATTCGTGGGAAACTTGCCGCCAAATCAGTCTGAAAGAAATTATGAGAATATATTGATAGAATTATTAGGAAAAG aaaatagGTTCTCATTAATTGGCCCAATTTATTATGAATACGGTTCGATGGTCATTATATACGAAGATTCGAATAAAGCGGTCAGAGCATTATATACGTTGCGAGAGTCAAAATACGAAGACAAGCATCTTCTAG TAATGCTTTTACCGAGTATCGAGCCAAGTATGGTACCATCGGGTGTTCAACCGTTGCTCGtgtttgtaaatgtaaaatctgGCGGCTGTCAAGGGCTCCAGCTAATTTCTAGTTTTCGTAAACTGTTAAATCCCTATCAGGTGTTTGATCTCGATAACGGCGGACCTCTCCCCGG GCTTTACGTTTTTCGCAACATAAAAGACTACAAAATATTAGTTTGCGGTGGCGATGGAACGATAGGTTGGGTATTACAGTGTTTAGATAATGTTGGTCAGGATAGCGAGTGTTCTTCTCCTGCTTGCGCTATTGTACCTTTGGGAACGGGAAACGATCTTGCGCGTGTACTATGTTGGGGTTCAGGATACACGGGCGACGAGGATCCGTTAAACTTGTTGCGAGATGTTATTGATGCGGAAGAAATAATATTGGATAGGTGGACCGTAGTTTTTCATTCGGAAGAGAAGGAACAGACTCAAGTAGTTTGTAACGCTGCAG GCGCTGTTTCAACAAGCGAAGACAATacgcaaatatatgtaatgaataattattttggcaTCGGCATCGATGCAGATTTATGTCTTGACTTTCACAATGCGAGAGAGGAAAATCCTAATAAGTTCAAAAGCAGATTACGAAACAAAAGTGTATATGTAACTATGGGTTTACGTAAGATGGTCAGACGTAAGCCGTGCAAAGATTTACATAAAGAAATTCGGTTAGAAGTAGATGGTAAATTGGTCGAATTACCGCAAGTGGaaggaataattattttgaacattttaag TTGGGGTTCTGGTGCTAATCCTTGGGGACCAGATACCAAAGAAGATCAATTTTATACACCAAATCACTGGGATGGTATGTTGGAGGTTGTTGGAGTTACAGGCGTTATGCATCTTGGACAAATACAGTCGGGTCTACGTACGGCTATGAGAATAGCACag ggCGGacacataaaaattcatttaaactCAGATATACCTGTACAAGTAGATGGCGAACCGTGGGTTCAGAGTCCTGGAGACGTTGTAGTCTTAAAGTCTGCGCTCAAG GCTACGATGCTGAAGAAGACTAAGGGTAAAATGAAGCGGCGTAATACAGAATCCAGTATGCAATTGGCGCTTCAGGCTGCACCGTCGAGCGATCCGGACGAAGATATCTTCTAA